The proteins below are encoded in one region of Deltaproteobacteria bacterium:
- a CDS encoding fasciclin domain-containing protein: MYVTSSFKAIAITAMLATSLIFTGCGESDPAETDNTNETGSDLETIAAIAAGNDDFSTLVAALTAADLVDTFNGSGDFTVFAPTNAAFDALPEGTLDALLADTDALTAILKYHVLATNVPSTALVAGKNFAETLQGDNAVVNVSDAGVTINQANVTATDIVASNGVIHVIDAIILPPTNVAEKIYTSASHTTLFAAVEAAGLGAALGGAEALTVFAPTDDAFAALPEGTVESLLADIPTLTAILTNHAVGATVPSSDLTEGRAYVETLAGTNITIELGTGVTVYGENSANVTVADVMATNGVIHVVDAVILPAMSIGALARTTASLSILTSVLESTGLYSAVADLTAELTVFAPLDSAFTPLIDDGTIASLNDDQLQAVLLYHAFPGSVFSSDIDGTVVVESLMGQELTVNGSASGVSVNDTAVVQLADIEAANGVIHVIDQVLIPAL; encoded by the coding sequence ATGTACGTAACCAGCTCATTCAAGGCAATCGCCATCACGGCAATGCTTGCAACCTCCCTCATTTTTACTGGCTGTGGCGAATCAGACCCAGCTGAAACCGATAACACCAACGAAACAGGCTCCGACCTCGAAACAATCGCCGCTATCGCAGCTGGCAATGATGACTTCAGTACATTGGTTGCTGCACTCACCGCCGCTGACTTAGTAGACACGTTTAACGGCAGCGGTGACTTTACAGTATTCGCCCCCACGAACGCTGCATTCGACGCGCTCCCCGAAGGAACTCTCGACGCTCTCTTGGCTGACACTGACGCACTCACTGCAATCTTGAAGTACCACGTTCTTGCGACCAACGTCCCTTCAACAGCTCTTGTTGCAGGTAAAAACTTCGCCGAAACGCTTCAGGGCGATAACGCGGTTGTTAATGTTTCGGATGCCGGTGTTACCATCAACCAAGCAAACGTAACTGCAACAGACATTGTAGCTTCAAACGGCGTAATTCACGTCATTGATGCAATTATCCTCCCACCAACAAACGTTGCTGAAAAGATTTACACATCTGCAAGCCACACCACGCTCTTCGCGGCGGTGGAAGCTGCTGGTCTAGGCGCTGCTCTAGGTGGAGCTGAAGCTCTTACTGTCTTTGCTCCAACAGACGACGCCTTCGCTGCCTTGCCTGAAGGAACCGTTGAAAGCCTACTCGCAGACATCCCTACCCTTACCGCAATTCTAACCAACCACGCGGTTGGAGCGACGGTACCATCTTCTGACCTTACCGAAGGCCGCGCATACGTTGAGACCCTCGCAGGAACGAACATTACAATCGAATTGGGCACTGGCGTAACGGTATACGGCGAAAATAGTGCAAACGTTACTGTTGCCGACGTCATGGCGACAAACGGTGTTATCCATGTAGTAGACGCAGTTATTCTACCTGCTATGTCAATTGGAGCTTTGGCTCGCACAACTGCAAGCCTCAGCATCCTGACCAGCGTTCTTGAGAGCACTGGGTTGTACAGCGCAGTTGCAGATTTAACGGCTGAGCTAACAGTATTTGCACCGCTAGACAGTGCTTTCACTCCGCTCATCGACGACGGAACCATCGCGTCTCTTAACGACGATCAGCTCCAAGCAGTGTTGCTCTACCACGCCTTCCCTGGAAGCGTGTTTTCAAGTGACATTGACGGAACAGTTGTAGTTGAAAGCCTGATGGGCCAGGAATTGACAGTAAATGGTAGCGCCTCAGGTGTATCAGTGAACGACACTGCGGTTGTTCAACTCGCTGACATCGAAGCTGCAAACGGTGTTATTCACGTCATCGATCAGGTACTCATTCCAGCTCTGTAA
- a CDS encoding lipocalin family protein, protein MKKLISTLTLALALVACGTQAPEIELETLDSEAQQELLITDACGYFNPIPVYENIDLDKYLGTWYELGTSAIVRNTFERGCSCTRAEYNLLADGSGVSVRNTCRLEDGRFNPINGTAKFTNRDGVFGVGFPEGDSEDRNYFVMDIITDDEGNYDMVLVGDPCRLFMWILARRPTLDTAEDQANYNALLNYAQSNGYNTDAWYVGFEQTEQASCGWDAPKCEEVVVSSYTTGCQYFWQGCSGGHEEVSSNSCKLGWWDFARTGKRRSCERQELICK, encoded by the coding sequence ATGAAAAAATTAATCTCTACACTTACACTCGCTTTGGCCCTCGTTGCATGCGGTACGCAAGCACCGGAAATTGAACTCGAAACACTCGACAGCGAAGCGCAGCAAGAATTGCTGATTACGGATGCTTGTGGTTACTTCAACCCAATCCCAGTTTACGAAAACATCGATCTCGATAAGTATCTAGGCACCTGGTACGAGCTAGGAACCAGTGCAATCGTACGTAATACATTCGAGCGCGGATGTAGCTGTACTCGCGCAGAATACAACCTTCTTGCCGATGGCAGTGGTGTTTCCGTGCGCAACACATGCCGCCTCGAAGATGGACGTTTTAACCCAATCAACGGTACCGCCAAGTTCACCAACCGAGACGGCGTATTCGGCGTGGGCTTCCCAGAAGGTGACAGCGAAGACCGCAACTACTTCGTGATGGACATTATCACTGACGATGAAGGCAATTACGACATGGTACTCGTAGGCGACCCATGCCGCCTGTTTATGTGGATCCTCGCACGCCGCCCTACTTTGGACACTGCTGAAGACCAAGCGAACTACAACGCGCTTCTCAACTATGCACAGTCCAACGGTTACAACACCGATGCTTGGTACGTAGGGTTCGAACAGACTGAACAAGCTAGCTGCGGCTGGGACGCACCAAAGTGTGAAGAAGTTGTAGTAAGCAGCTACACAACCGGATGTCAGTACTTCTGGCAGGGATGCAGCGGCGGACACGAAGAAGTATCTAGCAACAGCTGTAAGCTTGGCTGGTGGGATTTTGCCCGTACCGGTAAGCGTCGTTCATGTGAGCGCCAAGAGCTAATCTGCAAGTAA
- a CDS encoding DUF393 domain-containing protein, producing the protein MDNQSVQGQSDSFEVFFDGACPLCAKEIDFLRWLDRRNILIFTDIDDPGFNAEVETGRTFQTLMDSIHGRLRDGTIIHGVEVFRQLYGRTALKWAVPLTRLPGITQGLDALYNFFAKHRLRMTGRCTPELCHPEAKSMQS; encoded by the coding sequence ATGGATAATCAATCAGTTCAGGGCCAATCCGATTCATTTGAAGTCTTCTTTGATGGCGCATGCCCCCTATGCGCGAAAGAAATTGACTTTCTTCGTTGGCTCGACCGCCGCAACATCCTCATCTTTACCGATATCGACGACCCCGGATTTAACGCGGAAGTTGAAACCGGAAGAACCTTCCAGACCCTAATGGACTCTATTCACGGCCGTTTACGTGACGGGACCATCATTCACGGCGTGGAAGTGTTTAGGCAATTGTACGGGCGCACGGCCCTCAAGTGGGCGGTACCCCTGACAAGACTGCCCGGTATTACTCAGGGCCTTGATGCGCTCTATAACTTTTTCGCGAAGCATCGCCTTAGAATGACTGGACGGTGCACCCCAGAGCTGTGCCACCCCGAAGCCAAATCAATGCAGTCCTGA